In one Elephas maximus indicus isolate mEleMax1 chromosome 9, mEleMax1 primary haplotype, whole genome shotgun sequence genomic region, the following are encoded:
- the DNM1 gene encoding dynamin-1 isoform X1, with amino-acid sequence MGNRGMEDLIPLVNRLQDAFSAIGQNADLDLPQIAVVGGQSAGKSSVLENFVGRDFLPRGSGIVTRRPLVLQLVNATTEYAEFLHCKGKKFTDFEEVRLEIEAETDRVTGTNKGISPVPINLRVYSPHVLNLTLVDLPGMTKVPVGDQPPDIEFQIRDMLMQFVTKENCLILAVSPANSDLANSDALKIAKEVDPQGQRTIGVITKLDLMDEGTDARDVLENKLLPLRRGYIGVVNRSQKDIDGKKDITAALAAERKFFLSHPSYRHLADRMGTPYLQKILNQQLTNHIRDTLPGLRNKLQSQLLSIEKEVDEYKNFRPDDPARKTKALLQMVQQFAVDFEKRIEGSGDQIDTYELSGGARINRIFHERFPFELVKMEFDEKELRREISYAIKNIHGIRTGLFTPDMAFETIVKKQVKKIREPCLKCVDMVISELISTVRQCTKKLQQYPRLREEMERIVTTHIREREGRTKEQVMLLIDIELAYMNTNHEDFIGFANAQQRSNQMNKKKASGNQDEILVIRKGWLTISNIGIMKGGSKEYWFVLTAENLSWYKDDEEKEKKYMLSVDNLKLRDVEKGFMSSKHIFALFNTEQRNVYKDYRQLELACETQEEVDSWKASFLRAGVYPERVGASETEENGSDNFMHSMDPQLERQVETIRNLVDSYMAIVNKTVRDLMPKTIMHLMINNTKEFIFSELLANLYSCGDQNTLMEESAEQAQRRDEMLRMYHALKEALSIIGDINTTTVSTPMPPPVDDSWLQVQSVPTGRRSPTSSPTPQRRAPAVPPARPGSRGPAPGPPPAGSALGGAPPVPSRPGASPDPFGPPPQVPSRPNRAPPGVPSRKGPASPTRPAVPRPAEAPLLDL; translated from the exons GGACTTTCTGCCTCGAGGATCTGGCATTGTCACCCGCCGCCCCCTGGTCCTGCAGTTGGTCAATGCTACCACAG AATATGCCGAGTTCCTGCACTGCAAGGGTAAGAAATTCACCGACTTCGAGGAAGTGCGACTGGAGATCGAGGCCGAGACTGACCGGGTCACTGGCACCAACAAGGGCATCTCACCGGTGCCCATCAACCTCCGCGTCTACTCGCCGCACG TGCTGAACCTGACCCTGGTGGACCTGCCCGGAATGACCAAGGTCCCGGTGGGGGACCAACCCCCCGACATTGAGTTCCAGATCCGGGACATGCTTATGCAGTTTGTCACCAAAGAGAACTGCCTCATCCTGGCTGTGTCGCCCGCCAACTCTGACCTGGCCAACTCCGATGCCCTCAAGATCGCCAAAGAGGTGGACCCCCAGG GTCAGCGCACCATTGGGGTCATCACCAAGCTGGACCTGATGGACGAGGGGACAGATGCCCGTGATGTGCTGGAGAACAAGCTGCTTCCCCTGCGCAGAG GCTACATTGGGGTGGTGAACCGGAGCCAGAAGGACATTGATGGCAAGAAGGACATCACAGCTGCCTTGGCTGCTGAGCGCAAGTTCTTCCTTTCCCACCCATCCTACCGCCACTTGGCTGACCGCATGGGCACACCCTACCTGCAGAAGATCCTCAACCAG CAACTGACAAACCACATCCGGGACACGCTGCCGGGGCTGCGGAACAAGCTGCAGAGCCAGCTGCTGTCCATTGAGAAGGAGGTGGATGAGTATAAGAACTTCCGGCCTGATGACCCAGCACGCAAGACCAAGGCACTGCTGCA GATGGTCCAGCAGTTTGCTGTGGACTTTGAGAAGCGCATCGAGGGCTCGGGAGACCAGATCGACACCTATGAACTGTCGGGGGGAGCCCGCATCAACAGAATCTTCCATGAGCGCTTCCCCTTCGAGCTGGTCAAG ATGGAGTTTGATGAGAAGGAACTCCGAAGAGAGATCAGCTATGCCATCAAGAATATCCATGGCATTAG AACGGGGCTGTTTACCCCAGATATGGCCTTTGAGACCATTGTGAAAAAGCAGGTGAAGAAGATCCGAGAACCGTGTCTCAAGTGTGTGGACATGGTTATCTCAGAGCTAATCAGCACCGTTAGACAGTGCACCAAGAAG CTCCAGCAGTACCCACGGCTTCGGGAGGAGATGGAGCGCATTGTGACCACCCACATCCGGGAGCGTGAGGGTCGGACAAAGGAGCAG GTCATGCTCCTCATTGACATTGAGCTGGCTTACATGAACACCAACCATGAGGACTTCATAGGCTTTGCCAA TGCTCAGCAGAGAAGCAATCAGATGAACAAGAAGAAGGCTTCAGGGAACCAG GATGAGATTCTG GTCATCCGGAAGGGCTGGTTGACCATCAGCAATATTGGCATCATGAAGGGTGGCTCCAAGGAGTACTGGTTTGTGCTGACTGCCGAGAATCTGTCCTGGTACAAGGATGATGAG gagaaagagaagaaatacaTGCTGTCTGTGGACAACCTGAAGCTGCGGGATGTGGAGAAGGGCTTCATGTCCAGCAAGCATATCTTTGCCCTCTTTAACACGGAGCAGAG GAACGTTTACAAGGATTATCGGCAGCTGGAACTGGCCTGTGAGACTCAGGAGGAGGTGGACAGCTGGAAGGCCTCCTTCCTTAGGGCTGGCGTGTACCCTGAGCGTGTTGGG GCCAGTGAGACCGAGGAGAACGGCTCAGACAACTTCATGCACTCCATGGACCCACAGCTGGAGCGGCAGGTGGAGACCATCCGGAATCTGGTGGACTCGTACATGGCCATTGTCAATAAGACCGTGCGGGACCTCATGCCTAAGACCATCATGCACCTCATGATCAACAAC ACCAAGGAGTTTATCTTCTCGGAGCTACTGGCCAACCTTTACTCGTGCGGGGACCAGAACACGCTGATGGAGGAGTCAGCCGAGCAGGCGCAGCGCCGCGACGAGATGCTGCGCATGTACCACGCGCTGAAGGAGGCGCTGAGCATCATCGGCGACATCAACACGACTACTGTCAGCACTCCCATGCCCCCGCCTGTGGACGACTCCTGGCTGCAGGTGCAGAGCGTACCGACCGGACGCAG ATCGCCCACATCCAGCCCCACGCCGCAGCGCCGAGCCCCCGCCGTGCCCCCAGCCCGGCCAGGGTCCCGGGGCCCTGCTCCTGGGCCTCCGCCTGCTGGGTCCGCCCTGGGGGGGGCTCCCCCCGTGCCCTCCAGGCCGGGGGCTTCCCCTGACCCCTTCGGTCCTCCCCCCCAGGTGCCCTCGCGCCCCAACCGCGCCCCGCCCGGGGTCCCCAG
- the DNM1 gene encoding dynamin-1 isoform X8 — protein sequence MGNRGMEDLIPLVNRLQDAFSAIGQNADLDLPQIAVVGGQSAGKSSVLENFVGRDFLPRGSGIVTRRPLVLQLVNATTEYAEFLHCKGKKFTDFEEVRLEIEAETDRVTGTNKGISPVPINLRVYSPHVLNLTLVDLPGMTKVPVGDQPPDIEFQIRDMLMQFVTKENCLILAVSPANSDLANSDALKIAKEVDPQGQRTIGVITKLDLMDEGTDARDVLENKLLPLRRGYIGVVNRSQKDIDGKKDITAALAAERKFFLSHPSYRHLADRMGTPYLQKILNQQLTNHIRDTLPGLRNKLQSQLLSIEKEVDEYKNFRPDDPARKTKALLQMVQQFAVDFEKRIEGSGDQIDTYELSGGARINRIFHERFPFELVKMEFDEKELRREISYAIKNIHGIRTGLFTPDLAFEATVKKQVQKLKEPSIKCVDMVVSELTATIRKCSEKLQQYPRLREEMERIVTTHIREREGRTKEQVMLLIDIELAYMNTNHEDFIGFANAQQRSNQMNKKKASGNQDEILVIRKGWLTISNIGIMKGGSKEYWFVLTAENLSWYKDDEEKEKKYMLSVDNLKLRDVEKGFMSSKHIFALFNTEQRNVYKDYRQLELACETQEEVDSWKASFLRAGVYPERVGASETEENGSDNFMHSMDPQLERQVETIRNLVDSYMAIVNKTVRDLMPKTIMHLMINNTKEFIFSELLANLYSCGDQNTLMEESAEQAQRRDEMLRMYHALKEALSIIGDINTTTVSTPMPPPVDDSWLQVQSVPTGRRSPTSSPTPQRRAPAVPPARPGSRGPAPGPPPAGSALGGAPPVPSRPGASPDPFGPPPQVPSRPNRAPPGVPSRSGQASPSRPESPRPPFDL from the exons GGACTTTCTGCCTCGAGGATCTGGCATTGTCACCCGCCGCCCCCTGGTCCTGCAGTTGGTCAATGCTACCACAG AATATGCCGAGTTCCTGCACTGCAAGGGTAAGAAATTCACCGACTTCGAGGAAGTGCGACTGGAGATCGAGGCCGAGACTGACCGGGTCACTGGCACCAACAAGGGCATCTCACCGGTGCCCATCAACCTCCGCGTCTACTCGCCGCACG TGCTGAACCTGACCCTGGTGGACCTGCCCGGAATGACCAAGGTCCCGGTGGGGGACCAACCCCCCGACATTGAGTTCCAGATCCGGGACATGCTTATGCAGTTTGTCACCAAAGAGAACTGCCTCATCCTGGCTGTGTCGCCCGCCAACTCTGACCTGGCCAACTCCGATGCCCTCAAGATCGCCAAAGAGGTGGACCCCCAGG GTCAGCGCACCATTGGGGTCATCACCAAGCTGGACCTGATGGACGAGGGGACAGATGCCCGTGATGTGCTGGAGAACAAGCTGCTTCCCCTGCGCAGAG GCTACATTGGGGTGGTGAACCGGAGCCAGAAGGACATTGATGGCAAGAAGGACATCACAGCTGCCTTGGCTGCTGAGCGCAAGTTCTTCCTTTCCCACCCATCCTACCGCCACTTGGCTGACCGCATGGGCACACCCTACCTGCAGAAGATCCTCAACCAG CAACTGACAAACCACATCCGGGACACGCTGCCGGGGCTGCGGAACAAGCTGCAGAGCCAGCTGCTGTCCATTGAGAAGGAGGTGGATGAGTATAAGAACTTCCGGCCTGATGACCCAGCACGCAAGACCAAGGCACTGCTGCA GATGGTCCAGCAGTTTGCTGTGGACTTTGAGAAGCGCATCGAGGGCTCGGGAGACCAGATCGACACCTATGAACTGTCGGGGGGAGCCCGCATCAACAGAATCTTCCATGAGCGCTTCCCCTTCGAGCTGGTCAAG ATGGAGTTTGATGAGAAGGAACTCCGAAGAGAGATCAGCTATGCCATCAAGAATATCCATGGCATTAG GACAGGCCTCTTCACACCTGACCTCGCTTTTGAAGCCACAGTGAAAAAGCAggtgcagaagctcaaagagcccAGTATCAAGTGTGTGGATATGGTAGTCAGTGAGCTCACGGCCACCATCAGAAAGTGTAGCGAAAAG CTCCAGCAGTACCCACGGCTTCGGGAGGAGATGGAGCGCATTGTGACCACCCACATCCGGGAGCGTGAGGGTCGGACAAAGGAGCAG GTCATGCTCCTCATTGACATTGAGCTGGCTTACATGAACACCAACCATGAGGACTTCATAGGCTTTGCCAA TGCTCAGCAGAGAAGCAATCAGATGAACAAGAAGAAGGCTTCAGGGAACCAG GATGAGATTCTG GTCATCCGGAAGGGCTGGTTGACCATCAGCAATATTGGCATCATGAAGGGTGGCTCCAAGGAGTACTGGTTTGTGCTGACTGCCGAGAATCTGTCCTGGTACAAGGATGATGAG gagaaagagaagaaatacaTGCTGTCTGTGGACAACCTGAAGCTGCGGGATGTGGAGAAGGGCTTCATGTCCAGCAAGCATATCTTTGCCCTCTTTAACACGGAGCAGAG GAACGTTTACAAGGATTATCGGCAGCTGGAACTGGCCTGTGAGACTCAGGAGGAGGTGGACAGCTGGAAGGCCTCCTTCCTTAGGGCTGGCGTGTACCCTGAGCGTGTTGGG GCCAGTGAGACCGAGGAGAACGGCTCAGACAACTTCATGCACTCCATGGACCCACAGCTGGAGCGGCAGGTGGAGACCATCCGGAATCTGGTGGACTCGTACATGGCCATTGTCAATAAGACCGTGCGGGACCTCATGCCTAAGACCATCATGCACCTCATGATCAACAAC ACCAAGGAGTTTATCTTCTCGGAGCTACTGGCCAACCTTTACTCGTGCGGGGACCAGAACACGCTGATGGAGGAGTCAGCCGAGCAGGCGCAGCGCCGCGACGAGATGCTGCGCATGTACCACGCGCTGAAGGAGGCGCTGAGCATCATCGGCGACATCAACACGACTACTGTCAGCACTCCCATGCCCCCGCCTGTGGACGACTCCTGGCTGCAGGTGCAGAGCGTACCGACCGGACGCAG ATCGCCCACATCCAGCCCCACGCCGCAGCGCCGAGCCCCCGCCGTGCCCCCAGCCCGGCCAGGGTCCCGGGGCCCTGCTCCTGGGCCTCCGCCTGCTGGGTCCGCCCTGGGGGGGGCTCCCCCCGTGCCCTCCAGGCCGGGGGCTTCCCCTGACCCCTTCGGTCCTCCCCCCCAGGTGCCCTCGCGCCCCAACCGCGCCCCGCCCGGGGTCCCCAG
- the DNM1 gene encoding dynamin-1 isoform X5: protein MGNRGMEDLIPLVNRLQDAFSAIGQNADLDLPQIAVVGGQSAGKSSVLENFVGRDFLPRGSGIVTRRPLVLQLVNATTEYAEFLHCKGKKFTDFEEVRLEIEAETDRVTGTNKGISPVPINLRVYSPHVLNLTLVDLPGMTKVPVGDQPPDIEFQIRDMLMQFVTKENCLILAVSPANSDLANSDALKIAKEVDPQGQRTIGVITKLDLMDEGTDARDVLENKLLPLRRGYIGVVNRSQKDIDGKKDITAALAAERKFFLSHPSYRHLADRMGTPYLQKILNQQLTNHIRDTLPGLRNKLQSQLLSIEKEVDEYKNFRPDDPARKTKALLQMVQQFAVDFEKRIEGSGDQIDTYELSGGARINRIFHERFPFELVKMEFDEKELRREISYAIKNIHGIRTGLFTPDLAFEATVKKQVQKLKEPSIKCVDMVVSELTATIRKCSEKLQQYPRLREEMERIVTTHIREREGRTKEQVMLLIDIELAYMNTNHEDFIGFANAQQRSNQMNKKKASGNQVIRKGWLTISNIGIMKGGSKEYWFVLTAENLSWYKDDEEKEKKYMLSVDNLKLRDVEKGFMSSKHIFALFNTEQRNVYKDYRQLELACETQEEVDSWKASFLRAGVYPERVGASETEENGSDNFMHSMDPQLERQVETIRNLVDSYMAIVNKTVRDLMPKTIMHLMINNTKEFIFSELLANLYSCGDQNTLMEESAEQAQRRDEMLRMYHALKEALSIIGDINTTTVSTPMPPPVDDSWLQVQSVPTGRRSPTSSPTPQRRAPAVPPARPGSRGPAPGPPPAGSALGGAPPVPSRPGASPDPFGPPPQVPSRPNRAPPGVPSRKGPASPTRPAVPRPAEAPLLDL, encoded by the exons GGACTTTCTGCCTCGAGGATCTGGCATTGTCACCCGCCGCCCCCTGGTCCTGCAGTTGGTCAATGCTACCACAG AATATGCCGAGTTCCTGCACTGCAAGGGTAAGAAATTCACCGACTTCGAGGAAGTGCGACTGGAGATCGAGGCCGAGACTGACCGGGTCACTGGCACCAACAAGGGCATCTCACCGGTGCCCATCAACCTCCGCGTCTACTCGCCGCACG TGCTGAACCTGACCCTGGTGGACCTGCCCGGAATGACCAAGGTCCCGGTGGGGGACCAACCCCCCGACATTGAGTTCCAGATCCGGGACATGCTTATGCAGTTTGTCACCAAAGAGAACTGCCTCATCCTGGCTGTGTCGCCCGCCAACTCTGACCTGGCCAACTCCGATGCCCTCAAGATCGCCAAAGAGGTGGACCCCCAGG GTCAGCGCACCATTGGGGTCATCACCAAGCTGGACCTGATGGACGAGGGGACAGATGCCCGTGATGTGCTGGAGAACAAGCTGCTTCCCCTGCGCAGAG GCTACATTGGGGTGGTGAACCGGAGCCAGAAGGACATTGATGGCAAGAAGGACATCACAGCTGCCTTGGCTGCTGAGCGCAAGTTCTTCCTTTCCCACCCATCCTACCGCCACTTGGCTGACCGCATGGGCACACCCTACCTGCAGAAGATCCTCAACCAG CAACTGACAAACCACATCCGGGACACGCTGCCGGGGCTGCGGAACAAGCTGCAGAGCCAGCTGCTGTCCATTGAGAAGGAGGTGGATGAGTATAAGAACTTCCGGCCTGATGACCCAGCACGCAAGACCAAGGCACTGCTGCA GATGGTCCAGCAGTTTGCTGTGGACTTTGAGAAGCGCATCGAGGGCTCGGGAGACCAGATCGACACCTATGAACTGTCGGGGGGAGCCCGCATCAACAGAATCTTCCATGAGCGCTTCCCCTTCGAGCTGGTCAAG ATGGAGTTTGATGAGAAGGAACTCCGAAGAGAGATCAGCTATGCCATCAAGAATATCCATGGCATTAG GACAGGCCTCTTCACACCTGACCTCGCTTTTGAAGCCACAGTGAAAAAGCAggtgcagaagctcaaagagcccAGTATCAAGTGTGTGGATATGGTAGTCAGTGAGCTCACGGCCACCATCAGAAAGTGTAGCGAAAAG CTCCAGCAGTACCCACGGCTTCGGGAGGAGATGGAGCGCATTGTGACCACCCACATCCGGGAGCGTGAGGGTCGGACAAAGGAGCAG GTCATGCTCCTCATTGACATTGAGCTGGCTTACATGAACACCAACCATGAGGACTTCATAGGCTTTGCCAA TGCTCAGCAGAGAAGCAATCAGATGAACAAGAAGAAGGCTTCAGGGAACCAG GTCATCCGGAAGGGCTGGTTGACCATCAGCAATATTGGCATCATGAAGGGTGGCTCCAAGGAGTACTGGTTTGTGCTGACTGCCGAGAATCTGTCCTGGTACAAGGATGATGAG gagaaagagaagaaatacaTGCTGTCTGTGGACAACCTGAAGCTGCGGGATGTGGAGAAGGGCTTCATGTCCAGCAAGCATATCTTTGCCCTCTTTAACACGGAGCAGAG GAACGTTTACAAGGATTATCGGCAGCTGGAACTGGCCTGTGAGACTCAGGAGGAGGTGGACAGCTGGAAGGCCTCCTTCCTTAGGGCTGGCGTGTACCCTGAGCGTGTTGGG GCCAGTGAGACCGAGGAGAACGGCTCAGACAACTTCATGCACTCCATGGACCCACAGCTGGAGCGGCAGGTGGAGACCATCCGGAATCTGGTGGACTCGTACATGGCCATTGTCAATAAGACCGTGCGGGACCTCATGCCTAAGACCATCATGCACCTCATGATCAACAAC ACCAAGGAGTTTATCTTCTCGGAGCTACTGGCCAACCTTTACTCGTGCGGGGACCAGAACACGCTGATGGAGGAGTCAGCCGAGCAGGCGCAGCGCCGCGACGAGATGCTGCGCATGTACCACGCGCTGAAGGAGGCGCTGAGCATCATCGGCGACATCAACACGACTACTGTCAGCACTCCCATGCCCCCGCCTGTGGACGACTCCTGGCTGCAGGTGCAGAGCGTACCGACCGGACGCAG ATCGCCCACATCCAGCCCCACGCCGCAGCGCCGAGCCCCCGCCGTGCCCCCAGCCCGGCCAGGGTCCCGGGGCCCTGCTCCTGGGCCTCCGCCTGCTGGGTCCGCCCTGGGGGGGGCTCCCCCCGTGCCCTCCAGGCCGGGGGCTTCCCCTGACCCCTTCGGTCCTCCCCCCCAGGTGCCCTCGCGCCCCAACCGCGCCCCGCCCGGGGTCCCCAG
- the DNM1 gene encoding dynamin-1 isoform X7, giving the protein MGNRGMEDLIPLVNRLQDAFSAIGQNADLDLPQIAVVGGQSAGKSSVLENFVGRDFLPRGSGIVTRRPLVLQLVNATTEYAEFLHCKGKKFTDFEEVRLEIEAETDRVTGTNKGISPVPINLRVYSPHVLNLTLVDLPGMTKVPVGDQPPDIEFQIRDMLMQFVTKENCLILAVSPANSDLANSDALKIAKEVDPQGQRTIGVITKLDLMDEGTDARDVLENKLLPLRRGYIGVVNRSQKDIDGKKDITAALAAERKFFLSHPSYRHLADRMGTPYLQKILNQQLTNHIRDTLPGLRNKLQSQLLSIEKEVDEYKNFRPDDPARKTKALLQMVQQFAVDFEKRIEGSGDQIDTYELSGGARINRIFHERFPFELVKMEFDEKELRREISYAIKNIHGIRTGLFTPDMAFETIVKKQVKKIREPCLKCVDMVISELISTVRQCTKKLQQYPRLREEMERIVTTHIREREGRTKEQVMLLIDIELAYMNTNHEDFIGFANAQQRSNQMNKKKASGNQDEILVIRKGWLTISNIGIMKGGSKEYWFVLTAENLSWYKDDEEKEKKYMLSVDNLKLRDVEKGFMSSKHIFALFNTEQRNVYKDYRQLELACETQEEVDSWKASFLRAGVYPERVGASETEENGSDNFMHSMDPQLERQVETIRNLVDSYMAIVNKTVRDLMPKTIMHLMINNTKEFIFSELLANLYSCGDQNTLMEESAEQAQRRDEMLRMYHALKEALSIIGDINTTTVSTPMPPPVDDSWLQVQSVPTGRRSPTSSPTPQRRAPAVPPARPGSRGPAPGPPPAGSALGGAPPVPSRPGASPDPFGPPPQVPSRPNRAPPGVPRITISDP; this is encoded by the exons GGACTTTCTGCCTCGAGGATCTGGCATTGTCACCCGCCGCCCCCTGGTCCTGCAGTTGGTCAATGCTACCACAG AATATGCCGAGTTCCTGCACTGCAAGGGTAAGAAATTCACCGACTTCGAGGAAGTGCGACTGGAGATCGAGGCCGAGACTGACCGGGTCACTGGCACCAACAAGGGCATCTCACCGGTGCCCATCAACCTCCGCGTCTACTCGCCGCACG TGCTGAACCTGACCCTGGTGGACCTGCCCGGAATGACCAAGGTCCCGGTGGGGGACCAACCCCCCGACATTGAGTTCCAGATCCGGGACATGCTTATGCAGTTTGTCACCAAAGAGAACTGCCTCATCCTGGCTGTGTCGCCCGCCAACTCTGACCTGGCCAACTCCGATGCCCTCAAGATCGCCAAAGAGGTGGACCCCCAGG GTCAGCGCACCATTGGGGTCATCACCAAGCTGGACCTGATGGACGAGGGGACAGATGCCCGTGATGTGCTGGAGAACAAGCTGCTTCCCCTGCGCAGAG GCTACATTGGGGTGGTGAACCGGAGCCAGAAGGACATTGATGGCAAGAAGGACATCACAGCTGCCTTGGCTGCTGAGCGCAAGTTCTTCCTTTCCCACCCATCCTACCGCCACTTGGCTGACCGCATGGGCACACCCTACCTGCAGAAGATCCTCAACCAG CAACTGACAAACCACATCCGGGACACGCTGCCGGGGCTGCGGAACAAGCTGCAGAGCCAGCTGCTGTCCATTGAGAAGGAGGTGGATGAGTATAAGAACTTCCGGCCTGATGACCCAGCACGCAAGACCAAGGCACTGCTGCA GATGGTCCAGCAGTTTGCTGTGGACTTTGAGAAGCGCATCGAGGGCTCGGGAGACCAGATCGACACCTATGAACTGTCGGGGGGAGCCCGCATCAACAGAATCTTCCATGAGCGCTTCCCCTTCGAGCTGGTCAAG ATGGAGTTTGATGAGAAGGAACTCCGAAGAGAGATCAGCTATGCCATCAAGAATATCCATGGCATTAG AACGGGGCTGTTTACCCCAGATATGGCCTTTGAGACCATTGTGAAAAAGCAGGTGAAGAAGATCCGAGAACCGTGTCTCAAGTGTGTGGACATGGTTATCTCAGAGCTAATCAGCACCGTTAGACAGTGCACCAAGAAG CTCCAGCAGTACCCACGGCTTCGGGAGGAGATGGAGCGCATTGTGACCACCCACATCCGGGAGCGTGAGGGTCGGACAAAGGAGCAG GTCATGCTCCTCATTGACATTGAGCTGGCTTACATGAACACCAACCATGAGGACTTCATAGGCTTTGCCAA TGCTCAGCAGAGAAGCAATCAGATGAACAAGAAGAAGGCTTCAGGGAACCAG GATGAGATTCTG GTCATCCGGAAGGGCTGGTTGACCATCAGCAATATTGGCATCATGAAGGGTGGCTCCAAGGAGTACTGGTTTGTGCTGACTGCCGAGAATCTGTCCTGGTACAAGGATGATGAG gagaaagagaagaaatacaTGCTGTCTGTGGACAACCTGAAGCTGCGGGATGTGGAGAAGGGCTTCATGTCCAGCAAGCATATCTTTGCCCTCTTTAACACGGAGCAGAG GAACGTTTACAAGGATTATCGGCAGCTGGAACTGGCCTGTGAGACTCAGGAGGAGGTGGACAGCTGGAAGGCCTCCTTCCTTAGGGCTGGCGTGTACCCTGAGCGTGTTGGG GCCAGTGAGACCGAGGAGAACGGCTCAGACAACTTCATGCACTCCATGGACCCACAGCTGGAGCGGCAGGTGGAGACCATCCGGAATCTGGTGGACTCGTACATGGCCATTGTCAATAAGACCGTGCGGGACCTCATGCCTAAGACCATCATGCACCTCATGATCAACAAC ACCAAGGAGTTTATCTTCTCGGAGCTACTGGCCAACCTTTACTCGTGCGGGGACCAGAACACGCTGATGGAGGAGTCAGCCGAGCAGGCGCAGCGCCGCGACGAGATGCTGCGCATGTACCACGCGCTGAAGGAGGCGCTGAGCATCATCGGCGACATCAACACGACTACTGTCAGCACTCCCATGCCCCCGCCTGTGGACGACTCCTGGCTGCAGGTGCAGAGCGTACCGACCGGACGCAG ATCGCCCACATCCAGCCCCACGCCGCAGCGCCGAGCCCCCGCCGTGCCCCCAGCCCGGCCAGGGTCCCGGGGCCCTGCTCCTGGGCCTCCGCCTGCTGGGTCCGCCCTGGGGGGGGCTCCCCCCGTGCCCTCCAGGCCGGGGGCTTCCCCTGACCCCTTCGGTCCTCCCCCCCAGGTGCCCTCGCGCCCCAACCGCGCCCCGCCCGGGGTCCCCAG